From a single Callithrix jacchus isolate 240 chromosome 5, calJac240_pri, whole genome shotgun sequence genomic region:
- the CST11 gene encoding cystatin-11 produces the protein MAELWQALRLWLSILLTLMTLTYQARKKTFLSVREVTAIENYAKDSLQWVTDQYNRESDDKYHFRIFRVLKIQKRVTDHLEYHLNVEMQRTTCQKPETTNCVPQEGELYKKVNCSFSVFAIPWVEQYKLLNRSCSSD, from the exons ATGGCCGAGCTCTGGCAGGCCCTGCGGCTCTGGCTGTCCATACTGTTGACTCTGATGACCCTCACCTACCAAGCAAGGAAGAAAACCTTCCTAAGTGTCCGAGAAGTGACCGCCATCGAGAACTATGCAAAGGACAGCTTGCAGTGGGTCACCGACCAGTATAACAGGGAAAGTGACGACAAGTACCACTTCAGGATCTTCCGAGTCCTGAAAATCCAGAAGCGG GTCACTGACCACCTGGAGTATCACCTGAATGTGGAAATGCAGCGGACCACCTGCCAAAAGCCAGAGACTACGAACTGTGTCCCCCAGGAAGGGGAGCTTTACAAG AAAGTCAACTGCTCCTTCTCTGTGTTTGCTATCCCCTGGGTTGAACAGTACAAACTTTTGAACAGAAGCTGCAGCAGTGACTAG